The Pseudobacteroides sp. genome window below encodes:
- a CDS encoding A24 family peptidase: MAIVLLSIFSLFLGVLLNIIASRIPKVVENDIEDVTWAWPFCRSCSTKLKPLQMLFPINLFLHHGRCGKCESKIFGRPIQITLFALVVCVLLYLKFDFTIQFFAFLYLMSVLIAVFFIDMDYYIIPDDLLFAGLGGALLVFVYNLFYEFPIYMDRAWWNPVLGGASVSLVLLLIGIVGLFIYKTEAMGLGDVKLFIPIGIFLGWRMVIVSFILSAIIGSLISIVMMIIRRKKLREAIPFGPAIVLGTLATILYGTDILNWYLQFNNY; the protein is encoded by the coding sequence ATGGCAATCGTATTATTATCAATTTTTAGTTTGTTCCTTGGAGTATTATTAAATATAATTGCATCAAGAATTCCTAAAGTAGTGGAAAATGACATTGAAGACGTTACATGGGCTTGGCCTTTTTGTAGATCATGCAGCACAAAGCTCAAACCGCTTCAAATGCTTTTCCCAATAAACCTCTTTTTACATCACGGAAGATGCGGCAAATGTGAAAGTAAAATATTTGGCAGACCCATTCAGATTACTCTGTTTGCCCTTGTTGTTTGTGTACTCTTGTATCTAAAGTTTGATTTTACAATACAGTTTTTTGCATTTCTTTATCTGATGTCAGTATTGATAGCAGTGTTTTTTATTGACATGGACTACTATATTATTCCTGACGATTTGTTGTTTGCAGGTCTGGGGGGTGCACTTCTGGTATTTGTCTATAATCTTTTTTATGAGTTTCCGATTTATATGGATAGAGCCTGGTGGAATCCTGTACTTGGGGGGGCCTCAGTTTCTCTTGTGCTTTTATTAATAGGAATAGTTGGCCTATTTATTTACAAGACAGAGGCAATGGGATTGGGAGATGTAAAGCTTTTCATACCAATTGGGATTTTCCTTGGCTGGCGGATGGTAATAGTGTCATTTATACTTTCAGCAATCATTGGCTCACTAATATCAATTGTGATGATGATAATCAGGCGTAAGAAGCTTAGAGAAGCTATACCATTTGGACCAGCTATCGTATTGGGTACTCTTGCCACCATCCTTTATGGTACTGATATATTAAATTGGTATTTACAGTTTAATAATTATTAA
- a CDS encoding cohesin domain-containing protein has product MKKNKIFALVLMMVMLVSNLFPIVSFAASAVNVVIGTAAGGQGDSVTIPVSFQGITAGINNCDFRLSFDSNAMELEEVTPGIIVPNAVVNFSSYCGKSGVVSFLFSDSTQGLLPITINGPFANLKFKIKDNAVSGNYTVKMDSVGSFSDTRGGKINPDFASGALNVKGDVKQTPTPTAVVTDGLKISVESAEAVAGQSVTVPISFKNVPISGINNCDFRLQFNSDVFEMESIIPGSIIYNSSTNFYSYAKSNGTVSFLFADATQGSNQIKNDGLFASVKLKVKDSAAAGDYMLVSSKVGAISSISPSEAYKMTPVDAFIDGGTIKVSASKITPTPATPTPVVTNAKVSIQIGDTNGEPGNEIYIPIIFENIPETGINNCDFKVSYDSNVLQIKDVEAGAIIPSALTDFSANYSKAGQISILYSDATQGSNPIVTKGMFAKIKAVIKSTAIAGTYDIKISSVGACSTKNMQSVKVTSTNGNVTIASIKPSATITPTPTPIVSENKIDVTVGSQQGDAGSVVTVPVNFSDVPANGVNNCDFRLSFDSSVMDIVEVKAGDIIPSPLTDFVVNKSAGIISFLYSDATQGLNPIVKDGVFANITVKIKENAPAGKYQIKFIKVGSFSSKNMVAIKASTKDGELIVNKAQSTPTATPTETPATPVSTPTNAAALKVKVDIGNVTVEGQEAIVPVSFTNVPEQGINNCDFRLSFDSSALSITSVTPGDIVTLPSVNFTSNSNNGIVAFLYSDVTQGQSPIIKDGVFANIKFKVLNPDVTGNYQITLSSIGAFSSKNMVRVEPVFTNGKVTVIAVKATATATPTYTPTPTSTFTPTPTSTPKPTSTPKPTSTPKPTSTPTPTNTPTPTVTPTATPTNPALKVNVEIGNGKGKPGDVIEIPVNFNGVPANGINNCDFKLMFNKDALEIMSITAGSIVQLPVANFSSNIDSQGYISFLFSDATQGSLQIVSDGVFAVIKAKIKDNATSGDCKLSLNRVGSFSAFSNGKISQILPSFAEGKVTIAAADPTPTPTPVADGLRVIVEDFNGKAGSTVTVPVKFEGLTEEGLNNCDFRLSYDTSVMEVVSVDAGLIATLPIVNFVGYFGTPGAISFLFNDATQGSMPIKENGVFANITLKLKADVSSDSDSLKISKMGSFSDPSRKSIKASAIVE; this is encoded by the coding sequence GTGAAAAAGAATAAAATATTTGCACTTGTTCTAATGATGGTTATGTTAGTTTCTAATTTGTTTCCAATTGTATCGTTTGCGGCCTCAGCAGTCAATGTAGTTATAGGCACAGCCGCAGGAGGTCAGGGTGATTCCGTAACTATACCTGTAAGTTTTCAAGGTATAACAGCCGGAATCAATAATTGCGATTTTAGATTGTCATTTGACAGCAATGCGATGGAGCTTGAAGAAGTTACACCTGGAATAATCGTGCCTAATGCTGTTGTAAATTTTTCTTCATATTGTGGTAAATCCGGAGTTGTTTCATTTTTATTCAGTGATTCAACACAAGGGTTATTACCGATTACCATCAACGGTCCTTTTGCCAATTTGAAATTTAAGATTAAGGATAACGCAGTAAGCGGAAATTATACTGTAAAAATGGATTCCGTAGGATCATTTTCAGACACAAGAGGCGGAAAGATCAATCCAGACTTCGCATCAGGTGCTTTGAATGTTAAGGGGGATGTAAAACAAACGCCTACACCTACAGCAGTTGTTACAGATGGCTTAAAGATATCGGTTGAATCAGCCGAGGCCGTTGCAGGTCAATCTGTTACAGTACCCATCAGTTTTAAAAATGTTCCAATTAGTGGAATAAATAACTGCGATTTTAGATTACAGTTCAACAGTGATGTTTTTGAAATGGAAAGCATTATTCCAGGTTCAATTATATACAATTCCTCAACAAATTTCTATTCTTATGCAAAGAGTAACGGAACAGTATCTTTCTTGTTTGCAGATGCTACACAAGGTTCAAATCAGATAAAGAATGACGGTTTGTTTGCAAGTGTAAAGCTAAAGGTAAAGGATAGTGCAGCTGCAGGGGATTACATGTTGGTATCCTCAAAAGTTGGGGCAATATCAAGCATTAGTCCATCTGAAGCATACAAGATGACACCGGTTGACGCATTTATAGATGGAGGTACTATTAAAGTATCTGCATCAAAAATTACACCAACACCGGCTACACCGACTCCTGTTGTTACAAATGCAAAGGTAAGCATTCAAATAGGAGACACAAATGGTGAGCCTGGAAATGAAATTTATATTCCAATAATATTTGAGAATATTCCTGAAACAGGAATTAACAATTGTGACTTCAAGGTTTCCTATGATAGCAACGTTTTACAAATAAAAGATGTTGAGGCTGGAGCTATAATTCCTTCTGCATTAACTGATTTTTCTGCCAATTACAGCAAGGCAGGACAGATATCAATCTTATACAGCGATGCTACTCAAGGGTCTAACCCGATTGTAACTAAGGGAATGTTTGCAAAAATCAAGGCAGTAATAAAAAGTACTGCAATAGCGGGTACATACGACATAAAAATCAGCAGTGTGGGTGCATGTTCAACAAAAAACATGCAATCTGTAAAAGTAACATCAACTAATGGTAATGTTACCATTGCTTCAATCAAGCCAAGTGCTACAATTACACCTACTCCTACACCTATAGTTTCTGAAAACAAGATTGATGTGACTGTAGGCAGCCAGCAGGGTGACGCTGGAAGTGTTGTAACTGTTCCGGTAAACTTCAGTGACGTACCTGCAAATGGGGTAAATAACTGTGACTTCAGACTTTCTTTTGACAGCAGTGTAATGGATATTGTTGAAGTAAAGGCTGGAGATATTATACCAAGTCCTCTGACTGACTTTGTTGTTAACAAGAGTGCAGGAATCATATCATTCCTGTACAGTGATGCAACTCAGGGTTTAAATCCTATAGTTAAAGATGGTGTTTTTGCAAATATCACCGTAAAAATTAAGGAAAATGCACCAGCAGGTAAATATCAGATCAAGTTTATCAAAGTGGGTTCTTTCTCCAGTAAGAATATGGTTGCTATAAAAGCCAGTACAAAAGATGGTGAATTAATTGTTAATAAGGCACAGAGTACACCAACAGCTACACCTACTGAAACCCCGGCAACACCTGTAAGTACTCCTACAAATGCTGCTGCATTAAAAGTAAAGGTTGATATTGGAAATGTTACAGTTGAAGGGCAGGAAGCCATAGTGCCTGTAAGCTTCACTAATGTACCTGAACAAGGTATAAATAATTGTGACTTTAGATTATCATTTGACAGCAGTGCATTAAGTATTACTAGTGTAACCCCAGGTGATATAGTAACTCTTCCAAGTGTTAACTTTACTTCAAACAGCAATAATGGAATTGTTGCATTCCTCTATAGTGATGTTACACAAGGTCAAAGTCCAATAATAAAAGACGGTGTCTTTGCAAATATCAAGTTTAAAGTTTTAAATCCTGATGTAACAGGAAATTACCAAATAACATTAAGTAGTATTGGTGCTTTCTCAAGTAAAAACATGGTTCGTGTTGAGCCTGTATTTACAAACGGAAAGGTGACTGTAATTGCTGTAAAGGCAACAGCAACTGCTACACCTACATATACTCCTACACCAACATCTACCTTCACACCGACACCAACAAGTACGCCAAAGCCAACAAGTACACCAAAGCCAACAAGTACACCAAAGCCAACAAGTACTCCAACGCCAACAAATACTCCAACACCAACAGTTACACCAACTGCTACTCCTACTAATCCGGCATTGAAAGTGAATGTAGAAATAGGCAATGGAAAAGGTAAGCCAGGTGATGTAATAGAGATTCCTGTTAACTTTAATGGTGTGCCTGCAAACGGTATAAACAACTGTGATTTCAAATTGATGTTCAATAAGGATGCACTTGAAATTATGAGCATAACAGCAGGATCAATAGTTCAGCTTCCTGTAGCCAATTTCTCATCCAATATTGATTCACAGGGGTATATATCATTCCTTTTCAGTGATGCAACTCAAGGCTCATTACAGATAGTTTCTGATGGAGTGTTTGCTGTAATAAAGGCTAAAATAAAGGATAATGCTACATCTGGGGATTGCAAGCTAAGCCTCAATCGTGTAGGGTCATTCTCAGCATTCTCAAACGGCAAAATATCCCAGATATTGCCATCCTTCGCAGAAGGAAAAGTAACTATTGCAGCAGCTGATCCTACGCCGACTCCAACTCCTGTCGCTGATGGATTAAGAGTTATTGTAGAGGACTTCAACGGTAAAGCAGGCAGCACTGTAACAGTACCGGTTAAATTCGAAGGGCTTACTGAAGAAGGATTAAATAACTGTGACTTTAGACTTTCTTACGATACTAGTGTTATGGAAGTAGTAAGTGTTGATGCTGGTTTAATTGCAACTTTACCAATAGTTAATTTTGTCGGTTATTTCGGAACTCCTGGTGCTATCTCATTCCTGTTTAACGATGCTACACAAGGATCCATGCCTATAAAGGAAAATGGGGTATTTGCCAACATAACATTAAAATTGAAAGCTGATGTCTCATCTGATTCCGACAGCTTAAAGATTTCTAAGATGGGATCATTCTCTGACCCAAGCCGTAAATCAATTAAGGCATCTGCAATTGTTGAATAA
- a CDS encoding 3-phosphoglycerate dehydrogenase family protein, whose amino-acid sequence MFNIKMLNGISEKGLELLPVDHYKLSNDAENPDAILVRSANMLEMEFGPNLKAIARAGAGVNNIPIDKCTQKGIVVFNTPGANANGVKELVLASLFLSSRRICQGINWAQSLKGKGDEVPKLVEKGKSQFDGPEIKGKRIGVIGLGAIGVMVANDAVSLGMEVIGYDPFISVNAAWGLSSSVIRATSLDQIMSTCDYITVHVPLGSETKGMFNKDKFAIMKKGARVINLSRGGLVVNKDMLEALENETVACYVTDFPEDELIGNDKVITIPHLGASTPESEENCAVMAVNQVKDYLERGTIKNSVNFPDCDMVRSGSTRILTAHENVPNMVGQVTTILANNKLNIADMLTHHKNNIGFNMIDVDGKVNEQIYQAVKSIPGIKMVRIIE is encoded by the coding sequence ATGTTTAATATAAAAATGCTCAACGGTATTTCTGAAAAAGGATTGGAATTGCTGCCGGTGGATCATTACAAATTATCAAATGATGCAGAAAATCCGGATGCTATATTGGTTAGGAGTGCCAATATGCTAGAAATGGAGTTCGGACCCAACCTCAAGGCTATTGCAAGGGCAGGAGCAGGAGTAAACAATATTCCTATCGACAAGTGTACGCAAAAGGGAATAGTTGTTTTCAATACCCCAGGTGCGAATGCCAATGGAGTAAAGGAGCTTGTATTAGCATCATTATTTCTGTCATCCAGACGCATTTGCCAGGGAATTAACTGGGCTCAATCACTTAAAGGCAAGGGAGATGAGGTTCCTAAGTTGGTGGAAAAGGGCAAATCCCAATTTGATGGCCCTGAAATTAAGGGAAAAAGAATTGGCGTTATAGGTCTTGGAGCAATAGGCGTTATGGTTGCAAATGATGCTGTTTCATTGGGTATGGAAGTTATAGGATATGACCCTTTTATTTCGGTTAATGCGGCATGGGGGCTTTCAAGCAGTGTAATTAGAGCAACCAGCCTTGATCAGATTATGTCTACATGTGATTACATTACTGTACATGTTCCGCTTGGGTCTGAAACAAAAGGAATGTTCAATAAAGACAAGTTTGCTATAATGAAAAAGGGAGCAAGGGTAATAAATCTATCAAGAGGAGGTCTTGTTGTTAATAAAGACATGCTTGAGGCTCTGGAAAATGAAACTGTAGCATGCTATGTGACCGACTTCCCTGAAGATGAATTGATTGGAAATGATAAAGTCATTACTATACCTCATCTTGGAGCTTCAACACCTGAGTCGGAAGAAAACTGTGCTGTTATGGCTGTTAATCAGGTTAAGGACTATCTTGAAAGGGGTACAATCAAGAATTCAGTTAACTTCCCGGATTGTGATATGGTGAGATCAGGAAGCACAAGAATATTAACCGCACACGAAAATGTTCCTAACATGGTAGGACAGGTTACAACTATACTTGCTAACAATAAATTAAATATTGCAGACATGCTTACTCATCATAAAAACAATATTGGGTTTAATATGATTGACGTAGACGGAAAAGTAAATGAACAGATATATCAAGCTGTCAAGAGTATTCCTGGGATTAAGATGGTTAGAATTATTGAGTAA